One window of Macrococcus sp. 19Msa1099 genomic DNA carries:
- a CDS encoding folylpolyglutamate synthase/dihydrofolate synthase family protein → MNYLESLYWIHERYKFGIKPGVKRMEWMLDKLDNPQHKIKGIHVVGTNGKGSTVSYLKDALIANHYEVGTFTSPYIETFNERISLNGQPISDEEIVQLVDIVKPVSEQLEVETDLGTATEFEIITMMMFVYFGEVHPVDFVIVEAGLGAKNDSTNVFTPVMSILTSIGLDHTNIIGDTYLDIAKEKAGVIKVGVPLVYAAKNEDAQEYIDGVVAEKHIKGIKLGCDIQLIQNGNEFTFRYKSYELEAIELKMIGAHQQENAALAIATLLEMYDRGMLLLDFNKMIQAIEDTTWTGRIEKIQEGPTIILDGAHNVESIEVLVDTMKSHYAGHKIDVLFSAIDGKPIGRMLKSLEEISEHFYVTTFDFPKALPLDTLYEHVEHDKRIKVKDYADFIRNYEGDVLLVTGSLYFISAVKDKLRQ, encoded by the coding sequence ATGAATTATTTAGAGAGTTTATATTGGATACATGAACGCTATAAATTCGGTATTAAACCTGGTGTAAAACGAATGGAATGGATGCTCGACAAACTCGATAATCCTCAGCACAAGATAAAAGGTATTCATGTTGTAGGTACGAATGGAAAAGGGTCGACTGTAAGCTATCTTAAAGATGCACTTATAGCTAACCATTATGAAGTCGGTACATTTACAAGTCCATATATTGAAACGTTTAACGAGCGTATCAGTTTAAACGGTCAGCCGATATCTGATGAGGAAATCGTGCAACTCGTTGACATTGTGAAGCCAGTAAGCGAACAGCTGGAAGTAGAAACAGATCTTGGTACTGCAACAGAATTCGAGATTATTACGATGATGATGTTTGTCTATTTTGGTGAAGTTCATCCTGTAGACTTTGTAATTGTTGAAGCAGGACTGGGAGCAAAGAATGACTCTACAAATGTATTTACACCGGTCATGTCGATATTAACATCGATTGGGTTAGATCATACAAATATCATCGGAGATACTTATTTAGATATCGCTAAAGAAAAAGCGGGTGTCATTAAAGTTGGCGTACCGTTAGTCTATGCGGCAAAGAATGAAGATGCACAGGAGTATATCGATGGTGTCGTCGCTGAAAAGCATATCAAAGGGATTAAGCTTGGTTGTGACATTCAACTCATTCAAAATGGAAATGAATTTACATTCCGATATAAATCTTACGAACTTGAGGCGATTGAACTGAAGATGATCGGCGCGCATCAGCAGGAAAATGCAGCGCTCGCGATTGCTACATTGCTTGAAATGTACGATAGAGGTATGCTTCTTCTGGACTTTAATAAAATGATTCAAGCCATTGAAGATACAACGTGGACTGGTCGTATAGAGAAAATTCAGGAGGGTCCGACAATTATATTGGATGGCGCACATAATGTTGAATCAATTGAAGTATTAGTCGATACGATGAAATCTCATTATGCAGGTCATAAGATTGATGTGTTGTTCTCCGCAATCGATGGAAAACCAATCGGTCGCATGTTAAAGTCGCTTGAAGAAATAAGCGAGCATTTCTATGTGACAACATTTGATTTTCCTAAAGCGCTGCCGCTCGACACTTTATATGAACATGTCGAACATGATAAACGAATTAAGGTAAAAGATTACGCAGATTTTATCAGAAACTATGAAGGTGATGTACTGCTTGTAACAGGAAGCCTGTATTTTATTAGTGCCGTTAAAGATAAATTAAGACAATAA
- a CDS encoding ABC transporter ATP-binding protein translates to MFDVLSKLSWFFKQEKKRYIIAIIVLLIANVIEVIPPWLIGQTIDAVNLKTLNASKFNWIMLVFLITIILSYIINFLWRYLLFNGSQLLESMMRRKLMAKFLTMSPGFYEKNRTGDLMAKATNDLSAIRMTVGFGILTLVDSTTYMITIIATMAVLVSWKLTLAALLPLPFLAIIEQKLGKMIHERYTVSQDAFGEMNDSVLESIEGVRVSKAFAQEENLNERFRHMTTDVVNKFIHVEKLDALFKPLTIIITALSFMIALGYGSFLVNQGEITVGALISFNVYLNMLVWPMFAIGMLFNIMQRGNASLDRVMETLDAQDALLEPIDHVVPDDHNVAFEAVTFQYPSSETVNLSNVSIHLDSGDTLGIVGPTGSGKTTLIKQILKEYPLGRGEITLGNVALDRLTKKEVRDKIGYVSQENILFSRTIRENIKFGKDDATEEEIAEAIRLANFDEDIKRLPSGLDTLVGEKGIAISGGQKQRISIARAMIKNPDILILDDSLSAVDAKTETAIIENIESSRKGKTTIISTHRLSAVQHADHIVVLSEGIIVQEGTHDELIAQDGWYKEQFNRQQLGGESS, encoded by the coding sequence ATGTTTGATGTTTTAAGTAAGTTAAGCTGGTTTTTTAAACAGGAGAAGAAACGTTATATTATTGCGATCATCGTTTTGTTAATAGCAAATGTAATTGAAGTCATTCCACCATGGTTAATTGGTCAGACGATAGATGCAGTTAACTTGAAGACGTTGAACGCATCAAAGTTTAACTGGATAATGCTTGTCTTCCTAATTACGATTATCCTTAGTTATATCATCAATTTCTTATGGCGTTATCTACTCTTTAATGGATCTCAACTGCTTGAGAGTATGATGCGCAGAAAGTTGATGGCAAAGTTTCTGACGATGAGTCCGGGATTCTATGAGAAAAACAGAACAGGAGACTTGATGGCCAAAGCGACAAATGACTTAAGTGCAATTCGTATGACTGTTGGTTTCGGAATATTGACATTAGTCGATAGTACGACTTACATGATTACAATTATTGCAACAATGGCAGTCCTTGTATCCTGGAAATTAACGTTAGCTGCATTATTACCGCTTCCATTTTTAGCGATAATCGAGCAGAAACTCGGTAAGATGATTCATGAACGCTATACAGTGAGTCAAGATGCATTCGGTGAAATGAATGACAGTGTACTTGAGTCTATAGAAGGAGTTAGGGTATCGAAAGCATTTGCTCAGGAAGAAAATTTAAACGAACGTTTCCGTCATATGACCACAGATGTAGTAAATAAATTTATCCACGTAGAGAAACTTGATGCGTTATTCAAGCCTCTAACTATTATTATTACGGCTTTAAGTTTTATGATTGCGCTAGGGTATGGAAGCTTTCTGGTCAATCAAGGTGAAATTACGGTCGGTGCATTAATATCATTTAACGTCTATTTGAATATGCTTGTATGGCCAATGTTTGCAATCGGCATGCTCTTTAATATTATGCAGCGTGGCAATGCATCATTGGATCGTGTAATGGAAACGCTAGATGCTCAGGATGCCTTACTGGAACCGATTGACCACGTTGTACCTGACGACCATAATGTTGCATTTGAAGCTGTGACGTTCCAATATCCATCGAGCGAAACAGTCAATCTATCGAATGTTTCGATCCACCTGGACTCGGGAGATACTTTAGGGATTGTTGGTCCGACTGGAAGCGGAAAGACGACATTAATTAAGCAGATACTAAAAGAATATCCACTTGGACGAGGTGAGATAACTTTAGGAAATGTTGCTCTGGATCGACTAACAAAAAAAGAAGTAAGAGATAAAATTGGTTACGTATCCCAGGAAAATATCTTATTCTCAAGGACAATTCGAGAAAATATTAAGTTTGGTAAAGACGATGCGACCGAGGAAGAGATCGCTGAAGCTATACGCCTTGCAAACTTTGATGAAGATATCAAAAGACTGCCATCTGGTCTGGATACATTGGTAGGAGAAAAAGGGATAGCGATATCTGGAGGTCAAAAACAGCGTATCTCGATTGCGCGTGCGATGATTAAAAACCCAGATATTCTTATACTTGATGATTCTTTAAGTGCCGTAGATGCAAAGACGGAAACAGCGATTATCGAGAATATAGAATCTTCACGTAAAGGCAAGACAACCATTATTTCCACGCATAGACTTTCTGCTGTACAGCATGCCGATCATATTGTCGTGCTCTCTGAAGGAATCATTGTACAAGAAGGTACACATGATGAACTAATTGCACAGGATGGATGGTATAAAGAACAGTTTAATCGACAACAACTAGGAGGTGAGTCGTCATGA
- a CDS encoding AbrB family transcriptional regulator, which translates to MKKAGDPLNYIIIFIVSLLMGLILSTVHLILPWLFGPIIATVLLRKFTSREYQWPKWLSEIGLYILGAQIGASFTKEIVADIHDELMYIILISIFVILLAIMISFVLKHFLNCSLETAILASIPGALNQMIVMAEENKHANLLVVTLAQTSRILIVVLIVPFISSLLPEGGHHATISQTPSMMEAINLQTMLLLIGAMVIAGYLYRRIHFPVPDMIGPITVLMIWNLTTGINFMIPTPLIILAQMFFGIRIGLQLYDLSYQINRQLFIGVLIQNLLLIIGTFIIVYLMNLFMHESFNDLFLSAAPGGMAQIIIVGLETGANVAMISSYHIFRIFIILLVVTPLLSIYLKYRARHI; encoded by the coding sequence ATGAAAAAGGCAGGTGATCCTTTGAATTACATCATTATTTTTATCGTGAGCTTACTCATGGGGCTGATCCTAAGTACTGTTCATCTTATTTTACCATGGTTATTCGGTCCGATTATTGCCACAGTGCTACTGAGAAAGTTTACTTCAAGAGAATATCAATGGCCGAAGTGGTTAAGCGAAATCGGACTATATATTCTAGGAGCTCAGATTGGAGCATCTTTTACGAAAGAAATTGTAGCTGATATTCACGATGAATTAATGTACATCATATTAATAAGTATCTTCGTTATTTTGTTAGCTATAATGATATCTTTTGTGTTAAAGCATTTTTTAAACTGTTCTCTCGAAACAGCAATTTTAGCGTCGATACCAGGTGCACTTAATCAAATGATCGTGATGGCAGAAGAGAATAAACATGCCAATCTATTGGTCGTCACATTAGCACAGACTTCGCGAATACTGATTGTTGTGTTGATTGTACCTTTCATTTCTTCTTTGCTTCCAGAAGGCGGGCATCATGCGACAATATCCCAGACGCCTTCCATGATGGAGGCTATAAATCTGCAAACCATGTTGTTGTTAATAGGTGCGATGGTAATTGCAGGTTATCTTTATAGACGCATACATTTTCCTGTACCGGATATGATAGGTCCGATAACTGTCCTGATGATCTGGAATTTAACGACCGGAATAAATTTCATGATTCCTACACCGCTAATTATTCTGGCTCAAATGTTTTTTGGCATTCGTATTGGATTACAGCTCTATGACCTTTCTTATCAAATTAATCGACAGCTATTTATTGGCGTGCTGATTCAGAATTTACTATTGATTATAGGGACATTTATAATTGTGTATTTAATGAATCTTTTTATGCATGAGAGTTTTAATGATCTTTTTTTAAGTGCAGCGCCAGGCGGTATGGCTCAGATTATTATTGTCGGACTGGAAACAGGAGCGAACGTAGCGATGATTTCAAGTTATCATATTTTTAGGATTTTTATTATTTTGCTGGTGGTAACACCATTACTATCCATCTACCTTAAATATAGAGCACGTCATATTTGA
- the hemL gene encoding glutamate-1-semialdehyde 2,1-aminomutase — translation MDYSKSKQAFNEAVNLMPGGVNSPVRAFKSVDMDPIFMERGKGSKIYDIDGNEYIDYVLSWGPLILGHANDTVTGALNKAVLNGTSFGAPTELENKMAELVIERVPSIEMVRMVSSGTEATLAALRLARGFTGKNKILKFIGCYHGHSDSLLIKAGSGVATLGLPDSPGVPKGTAENTITVHYNDLDAVKLAFEQFGDDIAGVIVEPVAGNMGVVPPVEGFLEGLREITSEYGALLIFDEVMTGFRVGYNCAQGYFGVTPDLTCLGKVIGGGLPVGAFGGRKDIMEHIAPSGAVYQAGTLSGNPLAMTGGYYTLSQLTPESYEYFNHLGDMLEAGLTDVFAKHNVPITINRAGSMIGFFLNEEKVTNFEIASKSDLKLFAAMYKEMANNGVFLPPSQFEGMFLSTEHTEEDIQRTINAFDKSLTVIL, via the coding sequence ATGGATTATTCAAAATCAAAGCAAGCATTTAATGAAGCAGTCAATTTGATGCCAGGTGGTGTAAATAGTCCGGTTCGCGCATTCAAAAGTGTAGACATGGATCCTATATTTATGGAGCGTGGGAAAGGTTCTAAAATATATGATATTGATGGCAATGAATACATCGATTACGTTCTAAGCTGGGGGCCGTTAATTTTAGGTCATGCAAACGACACTGTAACGGGCGCGTTAAATAAAGCTGTACTAAATGGTACAAGCTTTGGTGCGCCTACAGAACTTGAGAACAAAATGGCAGAACTTGTAATTGAACGTGTACCTTCAATTGAAATGGTTCGTATGGTTTCAAGTGGTACTGAGGCAACACTAGCAGCACTTCGCTTAGCAAGAGGATTTACAGGTAAGAATAAAATTTTAAAATTCATCGGATGTTACCACGGGCATAGTGACTCATTATTAATAAAAGCAGGGAGTGGTGTGGCTACGTTAGGATTACCAGATTCTCCTGGAGTTCCTAAAGGTACTGCAGAGAACACGATTACGGTTCACTATAATGATTTAGATGCTGTTAAGCTTGCATTTGAACAATTTGGTGATGATATCGCTGGTGTCATTGTAGAACCTGTGGCTGGCAATATGGGAGTAGTACCTCCAGTTGAAGGGTTTTTAGAAGGTTTACGTGAGATTACATCTGAATACGGTGCATTATTAATATTTGATGAAGTAATGACAGGTTTCCGTGTAGGTTATAACTGTGCTCAAGGTTACTTCGGCGTTACTCCGGATTTAACGTGTTTAGGTAAAGTTATCGGTGGTGGATTACCAGTAGGTGCATTTGGTGGGCGCAAAGACATTATGGAACATATTGCGCCAAGTGGTGCGGTATATCAGGCAGGAACATTAAGTGGAAATCCGCTTGCGATGACTGGTGGTTACTATACATTAAGTCAACTAACACCTGAAAGTTATGAATACTTTAACCATTTAGGGGATATGTTAGAAGCAGGCTTAACGGATGTATTTGCAAAACATAACGTACCGATCACGATTAATCGTGCTGGTAGTATGATAGGATTTTTCTTAAATGAAGAAAAAGTGACAAATTTTGAAATTGCTTCTAAGTCTGACTTAAAACTATTTGCAGCTATGTACAAAGAGATGGCCAATAATGGTGTGTTCCTACCTCCTTCACAATTCGAAGGGATGTTCCTGTCGACTGAACATACTGAAGAAGATATTCAGAGAACAATCAATGCTTTTGATAAATCTTTAACTGTCATTTTATAA
- a CDS encoding TIGR00366 family protein, with protein MNFKLKMPHTYLLLLIIVCLAAFMTYIIPAGEFERQKVEDRTEVINGSYHHVTQSPVAPIEIFRSIPNGLIEGGEIIFYIFIVGGAFGIIHRTDAITTGVNALMERVGRHGRWLIPITMTMFSILGFSIGLSEETIIFVPIGIALATALGYDAMVGAAMIALGAGIGFLGGMINPFTVGIAQSIAEVPLFSGWGYRTLIYLLVLFTGILYVMHYAKKVKAHPEKSLLYDVNVEERRTMSDDVLDTKFDSFKKRHAVILVILAATIIINVYGIFKFGWFLTQMSANFLIMGIVVGIIGGLGVNGTFDALLEGMKDILFGAMIVGFAKAIVVVLTSGKIIDTIVFHMTDFIDHLPAAFSVVAMFLTQLILNFFIPSGSGQAMTTMPIMVPISDLLGINRQVAVMAFQYGDAISNNIIPTSASLMGLLAVAGIPYNKWLKFVWRISAIWILICLGGLILYMYL; from the coding sequence ATGAATTTTAAATTAAAGATGCCGCATACATATTTACTACTGCTTATAATTGTCTGTCTCGCAGCTTTCATGACATATATCATACCTGCTGGAGAATTTGAACGTCAGAAAGTAGAAGACCGAACAGAAGTTATCAATGGTTCCTATCATCATGTAACGCAATCACCAGTTGCACCAATTGAGATATTTAGGTCTATTCCGAACGGTCTAATAGAAGGTGGAGAGATTATCTTCTATATATTTATCGTCGGTGGAGCTTTCGGTATTATCCATCGCACCGATGCCATTACTACTGGCGTTAACGCATTAATGGAACGTGTCGGTCGTCATGGAAGATGGCTGATTCCGATTACGATGACTATGTTTAGTATTCTTGGGTTTTCAATTGGTCTTAGTGAAGAGACAATTATATTTGTACCCATTGGAATTGCATTAGCGACAGCACTAGGATATGATGCCATGGTTGGAGCTGCAATGATCGCTCTAGGTGCAGGGATTGGATTCTTAGGTGGCATGATTAATCCATTCACGGTCGGAATCGCACAAAGTATAGCGGAAGTACCGTTATTTTCTGGTTGGGGCTATCGTACTTTGATCTATCTACTTGTCTTATTTACTGGCATTCTTTATGTAATGCATTATGCTAAGAAAGTTAAGGCGCATCCCGAAAAAAGTTTATTATATGATGTGAACGTAGAAGAGAGAAGAACAATGAGTGATGATGTGCTCGATACTAAATTTGATTCTTTTAAAAAGCGTCATGCTGTTATCTTAGTGATTCTAGCTGCAACGATAATTATCAATGTTTATGGTATATTCAAGTTTGGCTGGTTTTTAACACAGATGAGTGCAAACTTTCTAATTATGGGTATTGTTGTCGGAATCATTGGAGGACTCGGGGTTAACGGGACATTCGATGCATTGCTTGAAGGTATGAAGGATATTCTGTTTGGTGCGATGATTGTCGGTTTTGCTAAGGCTATTGTTGTCGTACTCACTTCTGGTAAGATTATTGATACAATTGTTTTTCATATGACAGATTTTATAGACCATCTACCCGCTGCCTTTTCAGTAGTCGCAATGTTCCTGACACAGCTTATATTGAACTTCTTTATCCCTTCTGGTTCAGGCCAGGCGATGACTACAATGCCGATTATGGTGCCTATCAGTGACCTTCTGGGGATTAATCGACAGGTTGCCGTTATGGCATTCCAATATGGGGATGCAATCAGCAACAATATCATTCCGACAAGTGCCAGTCTTATGGGCTTATTAGCAGTCGCTGGTATTCCATATAATAAGTGGTTGAAATTTGTCTGGAGAATTTCTGCAATATGGATTTTGATATGTCTTGGAGGACTGATACTTTATATGTATCTTTAA
- the radC gene encoding DNA repair protein RadC, with the protein MQTVALESDKPRERLLTYGAAQLTNQELLSLIIGSGVRDESVYTVAQRLLEHIGHIGDLRYTTFQELITIKGIGEKKAAMILAIIELAIRMHTHTKEARIKVKSPACAANLLMERLRYMTQEHFIVLSLNTKNIVMHESTIFIGSLNASIVHPREVFKEAVKRSAAAIIVVHNHPSGDPEPSYEDIEATKRLIKCGEIFGIDVLDHIIIGDGYYVSIKEKGIL; encoded by the coding sequence ATGCAGACGGTTGCACTGGAATCTGATAAACCGAGAGAACGTCTTCTGACTTATGGTGCTGCACAGTTAACAAATCAAGAACTACTATCTCTTATTATTGGTAGCGGTGTTCGAGATGAAAGTGTTTATACGGTGGCACAGCGTTTGCTGGAACATATAGGTCATATTGGAGATTTAAGATATACGACGTTTCAGGAGCTGATTACAATTAAAGGCATAGGCGAGAAGAAAGCAGCGATGATTCTTGCCATTATTGAACTTGCCATAAGAATGCATACGCATACGAAAGAAGCAAGAATCAAAGTGAAATCACCTGCATGTGCAGCAAATTTATTGATGGAACGTCTGCGTTATATGACACAGGAGCATTTTATCGTATTATCACTGAATACAAAGAATATCGTGATGCACGAATCAACGATATTCATCGGTTCACTGAATGCATCTATCGTACATCCGAGAGAAGTATTTAAAGAGGCGGTTAAAAGAAGTGCAGCAGCAATCATCGTTGTGCATAATCATCCTTCTGGAGATCCAGAACCGAGCTATGAGGATATAGAAGCTACAAAACGTCTGATTAAATGTGGAGAGATCTTCGGGATAGACGTACTGGATCATATTATTATAGGAGATGGTTATTATGTCAGTATAAAAGAAAAGGGGATACTTTAA
- a CDS encoding prepilin peptidase, producing MTVIIFLLGACFSSFISCVNDQNGLFRRSRCLKCHHKLSAKDLIPVISYFMLKGRCKYCSIHIPTELLWGELLMGAAFVYIFSLNSIIHNNIALTITIFLIPLSIIDIETYTIPNQLLTLFFFCLMTGYTYLFIFHSETISEIRFEHIIIKLLIIILLHIFFFLTKSIGYGDIKLFVILLIFLPIPYYIAMFFMTYLIGGFASMIFLSYKRNLKKIPLIPFIAASFFVVMYLYQDIKYIYFGGFI from the coding sequence ATGACAGTCATCATTTTTTTGCTCGGTGCGTGCTTTAGTTCGTTTATAAGTTGCGTCAATGACCAGAACGGTTTATTTCGTCGTTCTAGGTGTCTTAAGTGTCATCATAAACTATCAGCTAAAGATTTGATTCCAGTCATTTCATATTTCATGCTAAAGGGACGATGTAAATATTGCAGCATACATATACCGACTGAATTGTTATGGGGTGAATTATTAATGGGTGCTGCTTTTGTATATATATTTTCCTTAAATAGTATAATTCATAATAATATTGCGCTTACAATCACAATTTTTTTAATCCCACTTTCGATCATTGATATTGAAACATATACTATTCCTAATCAATTACTTACGTTATTCTTTTTTTGCTTAATGACAGGTTATACGTATCTATTTATCTTTCATAGCGAAACAATTTCCGAGATAAGATTTGAACATATTATAATCAAATTACTGATTATTATTCTTCTGCATATTTTCTTCTTCTTAACGAAAAGTATCGGATATGGAGATATCAAACTTTTCGTAATTTTACTTATTTTTCTGCCAATCCCTTATTACATTGCAATGTTCTTTATGACATATCTAATTGGAGGTTTTGCCAGCATGATATTTTTATCCTATAAAAGAAATTTAAAGAAGATTCCGCTTATCCCATTTATTGCTGCAAGTTTCTTTGTGGTGATGTATTTGTACCAGGATATTAAATATATTTATTTTGGAGGGTTTATTTAA
- a CDS encoding valine--tRNA ligase, producing the protein MIMETKYNPNTVETGRYKEWVEKELFKAESKSDKKPYTIVIPPPNVTGKLHIGHAWDTTLQDIITRMKRMQGYNTLYLPGMDHAGIATQAKVEAKLREEGVSRHDIGRTKFLEHTMEWKEEYAGFIRQQWAKLGLGLDYSRERFTLDEGLSEAVKEVFVKMYEKGLIYRGERIINWDPAARTALSDIEVIHEEVEGAFYHINYPLADGSGFIEIATTRPETMLGDTAVVVHPEDERYKEMIGKNVILPIMNREIPVLADEYVEMDFGTGAMKVTPAHDPNDFEIGNRHNLERINVMNTDASINKLGGKYEGLDRFECRKQLIADLKESGELVKVERHMHQVGHSERSGAVVEPYLSTQWFVKMAPLAEQALNNQKTEGRIEFVPNRFEGTFNRWMEGIHDWCISRQLWWGHQIPAWYHKETGELYVGKEAPADIENWTQDEDVLDTWFSSALWPFSTLGWPDTETIDYKTFYPTNVLVTGYDIIFFWVARMIFQGLEFTGKRPFDDVLIHGLVRAEDGRKMSKSLGNGVDPMDVIDQYGADSLRYFLATGSSPGQDLRYSTEKVEAAWNFINKIWNASRFSLMNIGDDFKAEHIDLSGKKSLADEWILTRLNETIADVTRLAEKYEFGEVGRILYNFIWDEFCDWYIEMSKIPMNGEDEVQKQMTRSVLAYTLDSIMRMLHPFMPFVTEHIWQNLPVTGDSIVTASWPVVKPELSNEQSKRDMEQLMEIIRAVRNTRSEVNTPMSKQIPMMIKTNSEAISNRLETERPFIERFCNPSTLTISTDVEIPEEVITTAVTGGSVILPLEGLIDMEKEIARLEKELEKWQKELERVDKKLSNEKFVAKAPEKIINEEKEKQALYTEKYNSVQERLNQLNRK; encoded by the coding sequence ATAATAATGGAAACGAAATATAATCCAAATACAGTTGAAACAGGTAGATATAAAGAGTGGGTTGAGAAAGAATTATTTAAAGCAGAAAGTAAAAGCGACAAAAAACCGTATACAATTGTGATTCCACCACCAAACGTAACAGGAAAACTACATATCGGACACGCGTGGGATACAACATTACAGGATATCATTACACGTATGAAACGTATGCAAGGTTATAATACGTTATATTTACCTGGAATGGACCATGCCGGTATTGCGACGCAAGCGAAGGTAGAAGCAAAATTACGTGAAGAGGGTGTCAGTCGTCACGACATCGGACGTACTAAATTTTTAGAGCATACGATGGAATGGAAGGAAGAATATGCAGGATTTATTCGTCAACAGTGGGCAAAGCTCGGTCTTGGACTAGACTATTCACGTGAGCGCTTTACATTAGACGAAGGATTAAGTGAAGCGGTTAAAGAAGTGTTCGTTAAGATGTACGAAAAAGGTTTAATCTATCGTGGGGAACGTATCATTAACTGGGACCCTGCAGCACGTACAGCATTAAGTGATATTGAAGTTATTCATGAAGAAGTTGAAGGTGCGTTCTATCATATTAACTATCCTTTAGCTGATGGTTCAGGATTTATCGAAATTGCGACGACACGTCCTGAGACGATGTTAGGTGATACTGCGGTTGTGGTACATCCAGAAGATGAACGTTATAAAGAAATGATCGGTAAAAATGTAATCTTACCGATTATGAATCGAGAAATTCCTGTACTTGCAGATGAGTATGTTGAGATGGACTTTGGTACTGGAGCAATGAAAGTTACCCCTGCACATGATCCAAATGACTTTGAGATCGGGAACCGCCATAATTTAGAGCGCATCAATGTGATGAATACTGATGCCTCGATTAATAAGTTAGGTGGTAAATATGAAGGATTGGACCGTTTCGAATGCCGCAAACAGCTTATCGCTGACTTGAAGGAAAGCGGAGAACTTGTGAAAGTGGAACGTCATATGCATCAAGTCGGCCATTCTGAACGTAGTGGCGCAGTTGTAGAGCCTTATCTTTCAACGCAATGGTTTGTTAAGATGGCACCGCTTGCTGAGCAGGCATTAAACAACCAGAAAACAGAGGGACGCATTGAATTCGTTCCGAATCGTTTCGAAGGCACATTTAACCGCTGGATGGAAGGCATTCATGATTGGTGTATTTCTCGTCAGTTATGGTGGGGACATCAAATTCCAGCATGGTATCATAAAGAAACAGGTGAACTTTACGTAGGTAAAGAAGCGCCTGCAGACATAGAGAACTGGACCCAGGATGAAGACGTACTAGATACATGGTTCTCAAGTGCGCTTTGGCCATTTTCAACACTTGGCTGGCCAGATACTGAGACGATTGACTATAAAACGTTTTATCCGACGAATGTCCTCGTAACGGGATATGATATTATATTCTTCTGGGTAGCACGTATGATCTTCCAAGGATTAGAATTCACAGGAAAACGTCCATTTGATGATGTGTTAATCCATGGATTAGTACGTGCAGAAGATGGTCGCAAAATGAGTAAGTCTCTAGGTAATGGTGTTGATCCAATGGATGTTATCGATCAGTACGGTGCAGATAGCTTACGTTATTTCTTAGCGACAGGTTCTTCACCAGGACAAGATTTACGTTACTCAACTGAAAAGGTTGAAGCGGCATGGAACTTCATCAACAAAATCTGGAATGCTTCACGCTTTAGCTTAATGAACATTGGTGATGATTTTAAAGCTGAACATATTGACCTATCTGGTAAGAAATCACTAGCTGATGAGTGGATTTTAACACGCTTAAATGAAACTATTGCAGACGTTACGCGTCTTGCTGAGAAGTATGAATTCGGTGAAGTAGGTCGTATACTGTATAACTTTATCTGGGATGAATTCTGTGACTGGTACATCGAAATGAGTAAGATTCCGATGAACGGTGAGGATGAAGTACAAAAACAAATGACGCGATCAGTATTAGCATATACGTTAGATTCAATCATGCGTATGTTACATCCGTTTATGCCGTTTGTAACTGAACATATCTGGCAGAACTTACCGGTAACAGGTGATTCAATTGTTACTGCAAGCTGGCCAGTGGTGAAACCTGAACTATCAAATGAACAATCTAAACGTGATATGGAGCAGTTGATGGAAATTATTCGTGCTGTGCGTAATACGCGTAGCGAAGTGAATACGCCGATGAGTAAACAAATTCCGATGATGATTAAGACAAATTCTGAAGCCATTTCAAATCGTCTAGAAACAGAACGTCCATTTATTGAGCGATTCTGTAATCCATCTACATTAACGATTTCAACGGATGTAGAAATTCCAGAAGAAGTAATCACAACTGCGGTGACAGGAGGTTCTGTCATTCTGCCATTAGAAGGTCTGATTGATATGGAAAAAGAAATTGCACGTCTTGAAAAAGAACTTGAAAAATGGCAGAAAGAACTAGAACGTGTCGATAAGAAGCTAAGTAATGAAAAGTTTGTCGCTAAAGCGCCAGAGAAAATTATCAATGAAGAAAAAGAAAAGCAGGCACTATATACAGAGAAATATAATAGTGTTCAGGAACGTCTAAACCAATTGAATAGGAAGTAA